The following is a genomic window from Neomonachus schauinslandi chromosome 15, ASM220157v2, whole genome shotgun sequence.
ATAAGCTCCTTCATGCCCACCTAAACCCACAGGCTGCCCGGCCCCCGGGGCCTCCATGAGCCCCTCGCCCCTGGAGCCTCATCCACCCCCTCGCCTCCTGCTGGCAACAGCGTGCCCATCACAGCTTATGATTAACTGCAGCCGATGCATGACCTTGTTCACaatctctgtgcctttgcttttGCTGTTCCAAGCCCTCTCGCTGTTCCTCATGTGAATACACCTCACTCAGCACAGATGCCGCCCCCCTCCCGTGGCCCCCTCATCCTTGTCCCCGTAACGTCTGTACATGTTCCAGTTGCTACAGTTTCGTATTGTTTTGGAATGTTCTGTTCATTCCATCGTtcggcaaatatttattgaacagctactatgtgccagacactgtgtgaGGATTATGGCAGTGAGCAAACCAAATTCTAGCTGGAGGGCAACAGGGAGCAAAGGAAATAAGTAGGCAGAGAGCATGTCCGGGGGCAACGAATGCTctggagagaaataaaatggaggaAGAAGACCGAAAGCGGGTATCTGGGGCAGGGCCTCCTAGGGAGGGACGAGAAGGGCTAGAACACGTCCCTGGGGGGTTGTAGGCCCCTATTGGAGGCCTTATGCTTTCCTCTCAGTGAAATGGGAAGCAAGGGCCCCCAGATGCTGCCTGGAGAAGAGCCTGCTGGTGGGAAAGGGCAGGGCAAGTCTGGTAGGGAGGAGGCCAAGAGTCTGCAGCAACAGGACAGGTGTGAGAAGTGAAGAGAAGCGACATCTGCCTCCTTCCCCGGTGGGTGGCCCAGAGGAGATGCCCAGCAAACATCTGGtaaagagcagaggaaggggcttccagatgcctgcctgccttccccagcaTCACTGGTTTCCTGGGTGACCACACAGAGGGAGATTCCAGGCAGTCATTCCTGGTTCTTGGCCTCGTCTCTGTCCTTCAACAGGAGGGCAGATCCGCGCAGAGAAAGCCCCCAGCCTATCGTGCCCCGGGTGGGAGATCACTCCCTCCGTGGGACACCCGTGCACATGGCCGAGAGGCAAGGGGGACGCGCTTTTGGAGGAGCTGCGTGTGTGCTCACCATGCCTCGTGCCTCACCCCCTGCTGAACTTACATAACAGGGAAATTGGGAGAACAGCCCCTGGCAGTGGAACTTCGGAAATCTGGGAGAGTTACGTGCCAGGCTGAATCAATCAGAACCCCCTTGCCCAGGGCAAACACAGAGGCTCTTTCTGAAGATTGGATGGGAGCCCCGCCCAAGCCTTCACAGACTCATTCTTgcatttcagaagagaaaaaaaaataaaccacccAAGGCCTAATCCCCAAAGCTGGGGTCAGAGGAAGTAGAGGTCGTTAGCTAGAACCCATATTCGCACgctgttttttgttcttgttaccCAAACTTCCTGGGCAGGGACTCCCAGGCCAAGTGGGCGGGAAGAAGGGTCCTTAAATGTGTCCCCTCTGGGCTGCTCATTCCAGAAGCTCAAGCCACTGGGAAAGGCTGTGTCAAAGGTAttctctccactccccctcccaccccgtccCCCAACCccgttcttttatttttttttcccccctaggtGGGACTATCCAGCGTCTTTCAGCCTCCCTTTGCTCACCTGTAAAACGGACTCCTAACAGTTCCTTCTTCATGGGCGCAGCCATGGAGTTTTTGTGAGGATCAAAGGGGGTGATTGAGGGGGAGTCAtccacagggacacctgggggcAGAGTCGGCACAGGTGAGGCGGGTGGGATGCAGAGCTGTGGGAAGGTGGACTGGTCTGGGGAAAGGAATTCCATCAGCTCTCCTTGGGGTGCCAAGTGCAATGTTAGATGCTCTCCAGCTCCATTAATCTCTGTAATAATCTCTGTAATAAGAGGCGATGCCATTATTGATGCCGTCCACAGAGGGGGCTCCTTCCCAGGTACCCCAAAGTTCTGAGTGCTGGACCTGGGGTCACACCGGGCTCTTCCACCCTGGGCCGCCCAGCCTTGGTGGCCAGTGGCCAGACAGAGCCTGCTGCCTTGGTTTGATCCCCCAAGTCTGAGGAGGGAAGCAGGACCCTTCTGTAGAGCTGTGTGGCTGGGGTCGTGGTCAGCTGGGGTGCCCTGGATGCCCGCAGGGCCCCTCCTCTCTGTGCAAAACGCCTGCGGTGGGGGTCAGCACCGTGGACAGGGGACCCAGTGGAAGCTATGAGAAACCGCTTGCTGGAATTTGAGCaggattacacacacacacacacacacacacagctatttccagtttgcaaaaaaaaattatatataccatatatacatatatttacatacatacatgtttatCTGTATactatatatggtatatataattttttttgcaaaatggaaatagccttattgtgggttttcttttttttttctgatactaGAAGTTATGCAGTGTCTGAAAGTGGTTGGATATCTCTGGGAGGGATGGTAAGGAATTGCCGAGggaaaaaggggaagggaggtTTTTCTCTGTGCCCCTTTCGTATCTTTTTACCTTTTCTACCATGAGTTACCTATTCAAAAAggtacaaaacatttttaaaaatgcaagctCGTTGCAAAAGAAGTCAAACACCACAGAAGATGAACGCAAAGATCATTACTAATCCCACCCCTACCTGTCGTCACCATGTTGGGGGCTATCCTTCTGGTCTTATCTTCCGTGTGCAAGAGCTCACgtacacacgcgcacacacacacacacctctaggCACATGCCTAGTGTTCCTGCTGTTCTGtaacctgttttctttcttatgtctCGTGCTTATGCCTCGTGCCTGGGACACATCCGGCACCGAGAGCAAGAGAGCTGCACCTCCCTCCGAAATCCTGCACAATCATCCATTACATAAGTGCTGCGTACCTCATTTCCATTGCTGATGGCCGTTTAGGATGTTTCCAGTATTTCTGTGTTATATGCAACCTTCATGACCTTGCTTATTCATGAATGTTTAGGAGCGCTGAGATGTCTGTAAGCTCCTGAATGTGGACCTGCGGTATCATAGAGAAATACATTGTAAAGGCTTCTGCTGGAGGTTGCCAGATGGCCCCCAGGAGAGCCATCCCAGTTTGCCGGTATGGTAACTGGCTTGCACCGCTAGCAGGAATCCCCTCCGCACTTCTGTGCGGAACTCTGAAGCTCTGAGAGATTTCTGGTGGCACGCGCTCTGTGTCCCACAGGTGTTAAGGCACAATCTGGCTTAAAGACCAAGCCTGGTTCCACTGCAAAGCAACCCGTGTTTTTGCAAACAGTCGCGGAGCCAGAAAGGTGGCGCAGGTAGGCTGATGCTGGGTTTTCTTTAATCAGCTGGCTGtggaatcacaacctgagccggcCAATCTAATCCGGAAAGGGGCCTGGCTGGGGGCGCAGAGCTCTTGGAGTGTTTGCCTGCCAGTGTCTTCCAGTTTGCAAgtgggcagaggtgggagtggggcttGAGAGATGCCAGGAAGGACCTGCCCCAGCACACTGCCGGGAACTCACCGTGAGCAATTAGGGTCGCGTGTCATTGCTTCCTGGCCCTCCCTGCAGATGAGTTTGTCATCAGCTCAGGGGGTGTTGAGAGGGCCAGAGGGTACCAGCCATCTGGGTTAGGGAGCTGAGAAGGCAGAAGCATGCCATTTTCCCAGCGCTCCCGGGGAGATCGTCCTCTTCCTACAAAATTAACGCGGTGTTGGAGCAGTGAGGGTGCTAGCCCTGCAGCCCCCGGGTCCAAggtgttctccaccccctcaccccctacCCCCAGGCACCATGAGCAAATTCAGTGAGGTAGTGCAGCGGGCCAGAGCCGCGTTCAACTCGGGCAAGACCCGCCCGCTGCAGTTCCGGATCCAGCAGCTGGAGGCGCTGCGGCGCATGATCAAGGATCATGAGAAGGACATCGTGGGAGCGCTGACCGCCGACCTCCACAAGGTGCGCCCcgcttccccccacccaccccggaGGCTGGAACAGCAACAGGAAGGGTCGCTGCTCGCGTCTGGGACATCTGCTGCGCGCCTGGCGCTCTGTGCCCAGCTCTTTGCCTACAACTGCACCTTGTCCTCAAAGCAGGCTGCCTGAGGTGGGACccttttatagaggaggaaaagtGCAGCTCAAACCATCAGACGCTGAGATGGGGCACTCAGGCCACTCCTTCCAACCCATTCTGAGCCCCGGGTTTCCCCACAGCCCAGCGCAGGGGCCGGCAGCTCCTTCCCCCCatctgcctgccattccctccTGGCTTCACTTCCTTCCGCATCCAGCCCAGAGCACGAGGCCACCCTGTTTAGCCATGTCCTGCGCACAGGACACCCTGAACTTCTTGTCTCTCAttcccccagccctcagccccaTGCACGGCCACctggtcccccccacccccaccagagaACATCCCAGCCTGGGGTCCCAAGGGGCATGTCCCTCTACAGGgtatcctccctccctccccacccatcccTCACCCTGAGCAAAATCAGACACCTCCCAATTCTCAAACCCTTCACCTTGCTGCCCCCAAGTTGCCTGGCCCTGCTCCCACAGTTTGATTTTGCCTTGGAGAAGAGCAGGGGGTTAGCTGGAGCTCATCCCCCTCCTGTGCTGGACCCTTTGCTGCTGCATTTTTAAATCTCTGGTTCCTCACCTTAATACGGAAACTTCACAAATTCTGTTTTGCTCTTTCACAGCCGAAGTGCATGGAAGAGTTGTGTATTTTGCTGTCTGctcctcctttctcctcaccCCTGCACAAtggcttcctccccacccactccagcaGGATCCTTGAACCCTCCGctcattccctccttcccctgctgagGTTCTTCTGGGTTTTGTCCTCCCTTTGGCAGTCTTTTTTCCTGCACCCGTTTCTTCAAGGTGGCCTTCTTAGGGCTCCATCCTGAGTTCAAGTCTCATTTCAATCTATAAGCATTCCTGGACACACCTCTGCTCGGTTCTCCCCACCCTTTAATGACCTTCAAATCACTGCCCAGGTCTGAGGTCCTCGCAGGCACCATGAACTTGACATGTCCAAACCTGCCTGGGCCCCCAACGCTGTCAGAAAGGGACCCTCGCGGGCCCACCAACCCAGTGGCAAATACTTAGCTTTGCTCGCACCCCCTGTGCCTTCTCTGGCCCAGGTCCCTGGCCTGGGGAGCCCCCAGTGAACACCCACCATCACCCTGGCAGCTGAACATAACCGGGCTGTGTCCAACATGCCGACCCAGCAGTCCTGTGAGGTCCAGATCACACTCCCATTTTTCAGATTAGGAGGCTGAGGTTAGGAGAGGGTATGCAGCTCAGTCAGGGTCCCAAATCTAGGGAACAGTGAGCCAAGAGCACAGCCAAACCCCGGTGACTCCCTCGATCTCCAACCGGTGAACTCACACGGAGCCCTGTCTCCACGGCAGAATGAATGGAATGCCTACTACGAGGAGGTGGTGTATGTCCTGGAAGAGATCGAGTACATGATCAAGAAGCTCCCCGAGTGGGCTATGGACGAGCCCGTGGAGAAGACTTCCCAGACCCAGCAGGATGAGTGTTACATCCACTCAGAGCCCCTGGGCGTGGTCCTCATCATCGGCACCTGGAGCTACCCCTTCACCATCACCATCCAGCCCGTGGTGGGCGCCATTGCTGCAGGTACGTGGGCCCCGTTTCAGGAGGGAGTCACCAGGGATCATGGTCCCACCCCTCCTGAGCTTGGCCAGAGATGGCGGGGAGCTCAGGCCTGGGGGAAGATGGAGCCCcgggctcaggtcgtggtctgaTGGATCTGCCTTTCACGCGGTCTGATGGACACAGAATGGATGGGGCTCCAGGCTTGGTCACTGGGAGGGCAGGACTCTGACTCCCTGATCTCTGCAGGGAACGCGGTGGTCATCAAGCCCTCGGAGCTGAGTGAGAACATGGCCAACCTGCTGGCCACCATGATCCCTCAGTACCTGGACAGGGTGAGGTGCTCGCCGGGTCTTTGGGGGTTGAGAAACAGTGCATTTTTGCAGCAAGAGGCTAAGCCTTGGGTTGGGGCAAGGACAGCCGGCCTCTCCCACAGAGATGAAAGGAGCCCCGGtgttggggagtggggggcggtGTTCTATTTGATGGTGGCTGGCTCgccagggggaggaggggttgtGGTCTTTCCTGAGCCTCGTCTCTCTCCTTGCATGGAAGGACCTGTACCCGGTGATCGATGGGGGTGTTCCCGAGACCACAGAGGTGCTCAAGGAGAGGTTTGACCACATCCTGTACACCGGGAACACCGCCGTGGGGAAGATCATCATGACGGCCGCAGCCAAGCACTTGACCCCCGTCACACTGGGGCTGGGGGGAAAGAACCCCTGCTTTGTGGACAAGGACTGCGATCTGGACATTGCCTGCAGGTGAGGCGCACGGCGCATGTCTGTGCTGGAACCTTCCAGCTCACGCAGACCGAAGTCTTGCTCTGAGTCTAGGCAGCCTCTGGCTTCTGCcccctgagagctttcctccAGAGCCCAGCCCCTTGTGCCTCGATCCTGGAATAAGATGCTTGTCTGGGGGGAGCCTCCCGTGCCTTTCGGAATGCAATCTAATCTGGAATTTTCACAGACGCATCGCCTGGGGGAAATTCATGAACAGCGGCCAGACCTGTGCGGCCCCCGACTACATCCTCTGTGACCCCTCCATCCAGAACCAAATTGTGGAGAAGCTCAAAAAGTCCCTGAAGGTGAGTGTGGGCCCCCCGGGGCTGAGTGAGAGAGAGGCTGCAAAGCAGTGAAGTGGGTCTAGACTTTAGAAAacactggattttctttttttctgatcctAAAAGTAATCTACACTCACTGTAGATCATTTggaaaaagattataaaagaaagaaaaaaaaaaaactccacccaGAACCCCACCACCCCAAGACAATCACTGCTCACGTGTTGGTATGTTCCCTCCCATTTCCTTTCTGCGAATGCTCACATTTGGTCCTATCGCCAAGTCCACACGTGATCATTTGTCTACCGTGcatatatttctttcaaataatgCTGTCTTGCAGCAGTTCGTACGCAATGAACGTTTGGAGCACCCCGATGTCATGGCAGTCTGGTAGCTCTTGGTGTCGCTGTGCACCAGCTGGGTGGTGCCCCCCCTGTGATCCAAGGTCACCTCTCAGCCAATGGCCATGATGAAGGTCCGCATCTTTACCTGAAGCCAGCCTCCTCTTCTCTATAGGAGTTCTATGGGGAGGATGCCAAGAAGTCCCGCGACTATGGAAGGATCATTAACTCCCAGCATTTCCAGAGGGTGATGGGCCTGATGGAGGGCCAGAAAGTCGCCTACGGAGGCACTGGGGACGCGGCCACCCGATACATAGGTGCGTGTGCTCGCCCTTGGTAAGAGCACTGCTGCCCCCCCGTtatacccccccacccccgccgcccagGCTGCCAGGGTCCCCGCAGGTTGGTGGCGAATGAGCACAGATCCTTGGGGAGCAGGCACAACCTAGTGGCCTGGGGTGGGCTGTGGGGCTGTCGGCAGGCAGGGGCCTAGCCCCAGCCCAGAAGCCCTCTGCTCACAAGGCCCAGAGGGCagctccctcttccccccacccctgcatcaGCAGGGGATACGGACCGAAAGACCACAAGACCAACAAGAGCTGAGCTGGAggggcccccagggcctgggcttGCAGGTCACCAGATGCGACCCCACTTTGCACCCAGTTTGGCAGGGAATGAAGAGCGCCAGCAGGGGCTCAGGTGGCGGGGCAGGGCACAGTGCCTGCCCCCTCGCAAGGTGGACCCTgtgtcctccccccaccacccccatctcGGTTATACACAGTTCTCCCCATGGTCTCCCGGGATGGAGCCAGGCAGGTGGAGGCCTCGTCCAAGCCCCACCTGAGCCTCGGCAGCCTCACCTATACAcaggaatggaaggaagaagCTAGATGCCGGGGCTGCCAGGCGGCCGGGGGCCTCGGCAGCGGCTGATCTTGCTTGTGTCCTGCCTCAGCCCCCACCATCCTCATAGACGTGGACCCCCAGTCCCAGGTGATGCAGGAGGAGATCTTCGGGCCCGTGATGCCCATCGTGTGTGTGCGCAGCCTGGAGGAGGCCATCCAGTTCATCAGCCAACGCGAGAAGCCCCTGGCTCTCTACGTGTTCTCTCTAAACGACAAGGTGGGCCTGGGCTGCCCTCcccccggggtcctggcatcatgGGAACAGGAGCTAGGGGTCCATggacctgggttcagatcccagctgtgtgaccttgggcaagtcacttaaccttctGAGCCCCTTTCTCAGCTCTGAAACCAGTCGTTTCCCACAAAGTGTTTGACACCTAGGGAGAGTGGGAGGCCCCAACTGGGGTTCAGACCGCAGTGTGGGTCTGCCTCCACCAGCTTGGCCCTTGAGGCTCTGGGATGCGCCcagacagggtggggaggggcctggggtgcCCCGGGAAGGAGActgaggcaggggctgggtgCCGTGGCAGGTGATTAAGAAGATGATTGCAGAGACATCGAGCGGTGGGGTGACAGCCAATGACGTTGTGGTCCACACCTCTGTGCACTCCCTGCCTTATGGGGGTGTGGGTGAGTCTGGGGCTGAGCTCATTGCCCACCTCCCCCCTACAGAtgtctccccctctcccagccctgggtTGGGAGTTCAGGAGGGACCTCAGACCCCCACGAACCCTCCCCTGTGGACCTCTGGCTCCTGTCAGCATATCCACCAGCCACCTTGAGACCCGAGAGGCTCCTAGAGGCCCCCTGGTACACCAGGCCTGCTTCATGGAGGccccgagagagggaacaagggccagaggtcacacagctctcTGGTGGCATCGCTGAAAGCGAACTCTTCGGGGCACTCTCCGTTGTCCCCAGTGTGGACTCCCTGGGGGATCCTCCAGGGCTCGGCCATCCctgggaggctcagagaaggggtaCATGAGGGCTGTGGGTCTCAGGCCACCTGGGGCTGAGCCAGCTTCCCCCCCACCTGCAGGAAACAGTGGCGTGGGCTCCTACCACGGCAAGAAGAGCTTTGAGACCTTCTCCCACCGCCGCTCCTGCCTGGTGAGGCCTCTGCTGAATGATGAGTCCCTCAAAGCCAGATACCCGCCGAGCCTGGCCAAGGTGAGAGGCGGGGGCGGAGGCTGTCCCAGAGACCAGGCTGCAGGGAGCCTCTGGGCCCAACAGGACATGCGCCTTCCTGTCCCCTTGTGTCCTCTTCACAGATGACCCGTCACTGAAGTGGACCTGGCCTCCCCGTGCTGcacccctgcctctctgcccagccCTAGGAGGATTGTTCCTGGAGCCCCCCTCTTGCTCCTCTGTGGATCAGTGCATGCCCCCACTCCCATCTGGGCCCTGGGCTTCCCTTCCCCAAGTCCCCGCTGCCCCTTTGCTGGACATAGACCAATAAAAGTTCACCAGCCagacaaatgtgtgtgtgtgtgtgtgtgtgtgcatgcttccTTTGcaacccccctcccttctctccagtccccccccaccccccctgccagTTCTCATCCTGACTCTCAGCGAAAGTCTCCCCAAGGTCCCGCATTGGCCCCCGGGGGGCATGAGGCAGGAGGCACTGGTGTCCGGGAGACATTAATCTTGCATCTAGACCATGGGAGTCAGCTCCATTTCTGGAGTGTATCCAGAGAAGGCAATGGCCAAGGAGGCTGTCTTGATGGCACATGGCTCAGAAACTGGAGGCCAATGTGCTCCTCTCAAATTAGGTTTGACCCCTGGGCTAAGTACCACGGAAAATGGTACCACTGAGTGGtcttctttcttctgctcttGCTCCTCCCCAGGTCATTCTTGCTCTTCCCCAGATGAGATTGCTAGaaaaaagcgtctgccttcagctcaggttgtgatcctgaggtcccgggatcgagcccctcctccctctccccctgctcgtgtgctcgcgttctctctctctctctctcaaataaataaataaaatctttttttaaaaaaatcagatcatgggcgcctgggtggctcagttggttgggtgactgccttcggctcaggtcatgatcctggagtcccgggatcgggtcccgcatcaggctccctgctcagcggggagtctgcttctccctctgaccctcctccctctcgtgctctctctcattctctctctcgcaaataaaaaaaaaaattttttttgaaaaaaaaaaaaagatcatgccACTGTGAgagcaaataattataaaaagaggCTTAATGCCCCCACCCCCGTCAAAAACAGAGGAACAGATTTTTCTCCCCTGGTAAATACAAACTGACTTCCGAAAATTTGTCATTGTATGTTGTCTCTTTGAAACCtgtggaaatctttttttaaaagctaaaaaagcCTCTAGCCAGCTTAATAAGTCAGGAGCTCTTTCTCAGGGACCTGGGAGCCGCCTTTTGGAAAGGAGACCATCCGGGGAAACAGCGCTCCCTATCTCCTCAGGTCGGAGCCGCACTTGGCCAGCACTTGACCCCAAGTTGCAGAATTACCTACCTCCTGTCATATAGACGTTTGCCCCTGGAGGAAGCCAATTAGTTAGCACAGATAGTGTCCCCAAGTACCAGGTGAGGTTAGGATGAACTCTGTGTGACAAATGGTGCTGCCAAGTCCTCTTATCAAAGGACTAGTTATCCTTCATCTTGAGAACGTGTGTGTGACGGAATGTTCCGCCTGGCTGTGTAAGGTGGTGGGATTCCTTCTGTCTCTGCCTGGGGTATGCATCACATTCTGCTTTAATGCCTCCTGAATCATACATCTTCGCGGAGAGGTTTCCTGGGTTGTGAGATTTAGGTTTTACTTCTATTCCCCCAACACCACCTTCTGTTTAAAATCCTCAGGTCCCTAAGTTGCCCTGCAAGGGGGCTGTATGATCTGGGCCCCGCCTTACTCTCCGATCCCAGCTGATATCTCAAACTCCCCATCCAACACATACATCACCCAAAGCCTCATGGCAGGTATGTCTCATCACCCCTGTCTCAGCCCAAACCTCAGCGCCCCCAAGTCCTTCCCCATTCTTTATCACTCACCCTGCTTTGTGTCTCCAAAATGCTTCTTATCATCTGTCCTTAACTTGATCTGTTCATCTATTTGTAGCCTGTGTCTCCCCATTAAAATGAGAGCAGTTACCTTTGTCTGTTGTATTCACTAGAGGCTCCCTAGAGGCTAAAACAGTGACTagcgcatagtaggtgctcactaaatatttaagTGCATGAGTGTATTGTGGGGATGAAACAGCCCAGAAGCTGAAACCGTATTAACCCTAAAGACAACATCCCGATCAAAGACTTCGTGTCCCTTGTCTTCCCCGAGCTTAGGCCCCACAGGCATCGCTCTCATAAGTGAGAGAGCAGAGCCCCCCTACTCCAGGCCAgagctgggaggaaggagaaagcctTAGATGGTCCCCACCCCgacacccccgccccgcccccgctcctTCT
Proteins encoded in this region:
- the LOC110584442 gene encoding aldehyde dehydrogenase, dimeric NADP-preferring, translating into MSKFSEVVQRARAAFNSGKTRPLQFRIQQLEALRRMIKDHEKDIVGALTADLHKNEWNAYYEEVVYVLEEIEYMIKKLPEWAMDEPVEKTSQTQQDECYIHSEPLGVVLIIGTWSYPFTITIQPVVGAIAAGNAVVIKPSELSENMANLLATMIPQYLDRDLYPVIDGGVPETTEVLKERFDHILYTGNTAVGKIIMTAAAKHLTPVTLGLGGKNPCFVDKDCDLDIACRRIAWGKFMNSGQTCAAPDYILCDPSIQNQIVEKLKKSLKEFYGEDAKKSRDYGRIINSQHFQRVMGLMEGQKVAYGGTGDAATRYIAPTILIDVDPQSQVMQEEIFGPVMPIVCVRSLEEAIQFISQREKPLALYVFSLNDKVIKKMIAETSSGGVTANDVVVHTSVHSLPYGGVGNSGVGSYHGKKSFETFSHRRSCLVRPLLNDESLKARYPPSLAKMTRH